ACGTCACGCCCGCTGACAGCGTGAGTTCCGCGTAAGCGAAGAGGCAGAACGGCGCGGCCGAGTTCAGAATGCCAACCACAAAAAGCGGCCATGCGTGGGTGCGCAGTATCTGAAAAGAGCCGCTCGCGGATCTGCGCGTGACCAGCACGAGCAGCAGGAACAACGCGCCGATACCCACCCGCAGCGCCATCAACGGCGCGACGCCAAAGTCGGTGACGCCGACGCGGATAAAAAGGAACGACCCTCCCCATAAAGCGGCGAGGATCAGCAACTGGACGATATTTATAGGATTCATTTTTGGGCGTCGAGCGCAGTGGAGTCGCGACGCGGAGCCATCGTACAGGCGCCGCAACGCGAGATGTTTCAGGCCGGCGCGAAATAAGCGAAGTGAGCGCAGCGGAGTGACCAGGCATGCCAACCACAAACATTTTTGGTCCGCTATACGGCTGCAATCGTAGGCTGTAGACCCGCGAGCGGCAAACGAACAATTCTCATGCGTATGTGAGAAAGATTACGATCAGATCGTACGGCAGGGGAATCGGCTATGCGACATAGGGCTGTCCTCAGGGTTATCGCCAGTATATGAAATTGCCGTCAAATTTGTATGATGACCACATCACCTAACAAATCAGAGGCTGCATGTTCGACAAGATTCCTGCGCAAGCCTTGAGCGATACGGTCGCGCAGCAGCTTCAGTTGCAAATCGAAAAGGGTAGCTTCGCAAAAAGCGGCAAGTTGCCGACCGAAGCCGTGCTCGCGCAGGAGTTCGGGGTGAGCCGCACGGTCATCCGCGAGGCGATCTCGCGGCTAAAAAACGAAGGCATGGTCGAACCGCGCCAGGGCAGCGGCGTGTTTATCGTTGAGCGGGCGGGGATCAGGCCCCTGCGGATCGATTACGCGCAGGCGGTCGAACCGGGCGCGGTCGTACAGATTCTGGCGCTGCGCCGGGCGATCGAGGCGGAAGTCGCGTCGGAGGCGGCCATGCGCCGCACGGACGAGCAGATGGACGTGATCGAAGCAAAGCTGGCGCAGATCGATGTTGCCGTTGCGCAAGGCGAGGACGGCGTGACCGAAGACGTCGAGTTTCATCGGGCGATTGCCAGCGCTACCGGCAACCCGTATTTCCTGACCACGCTTGCATTCCTGAATCAGTATCTCGAAGCCGGCACGCTGGTTACGCGCCGCAACGAATCGTTGCGAGAAGACTTTTCGCGGCAGGTTCGCGAGGAACACGCGCGGATCGCGGCTGCCATTCGGGCGGGCGACCCCATGGCTGCGCGCAATGCCGCGCAGACCCACCTTTACAACGCTGCTCGCCGCCTCGCGGAAGCCGGCATTTGCTGATCAGATAATCAGAAGGATAACGAAATGTCGAGAAACGTGGGAGTGATCGGCTTGGGTGCAATGGGCCTGGGCGTCGCGCGTTCGTTGTTGCGCGCGGGCTTCAAGGTTCATGCTTGCGACGTGCGCACTCAAGTGCTCCAAGCCTTCGCGGGCGAGGGCGGCATTGCGTGTGCCACGCCGGCGGAGTTGGGCAGCCAGTGCGACGTCGTCGTGACCGTTGTTGTTAATGCGGCGCAAACAGAGACTGTGTTATTCGGCACCGAGACCCAGCCCGGCGCTATCTCCACGATGAAACGCGGTGGCGTGGTTCTAGCGTGCGCGACGGTGTCTCCCACATTTGCAATCGAACTCGGCAAGCGCGTGGAAGCGGCCGGCCTGCATATGCTCGATGCACCGCTGTCCGGTGGCGCGGCACGCGCCGCATCCGGTGAGATGACGATGATGACGTCAGGCCCCGCAGCCGCCTATGCGGCCTGTGAGGACGTGCTCGAAGCGATTGCGGGCAAGGTGTACCGGCTTGGCGATGAATATGGCGCGGGCTCGAAGGTGAAGATCATCAACCAGCTTCTTGCCGGCGTGCATATAGCTGCAGCGGCCGAGGCCATGGCGCTCGGCCTGCGCGAAGGCGTGGACCCGGACGCGCTCTACGACGTCATCACGCATAGTGCGGGTAACTCGTGGATGTTCGAGAACCGCGTGCCGCACATTCTTGCAGGAGACTACACGCCGCTTTCAGCGGTGGATATCTTCGTGAAGGATCTCGGTCTTGTACTCGATACAGCACGCACGTCGAAGTTTCCGCTGCCGTTGTCGGCTGCGGCGCATCAGATGTTCATGATGGCGTCGACGGCCGGGCACGGCGGCGAAGACGACTCGGCGGTGATCAAGATTTTCCCAGGCATCGACGTCCCGAAGGGAGCCAAATAATGACTAAGGCTCTGCTTGGCTGCATTGCCGACGATTTCACCGGCGCGACCGATCTCGCCAACATGCTCGTGCGCGGCGGCATGCGCGCGGTGCAGACCATCGGCGTGCCAGCATCGGATACAAAGATTGAAGCGGACGCGCTGATCGTCGCGTTGAAATCGCGCACCATCCCCGCGGAAGAAGCGGTCGCGCAATCGCTGGCGGCGCTCGAATGGTTGCGCGCGCAAGGCTGCCGGCAGTTCCTGTTCAAGTACTGCTCGACCTTCGATTCCACCGATAAAGGCAACATCGGCCCGGTCGCCGATGCGCTGCTCGACGCGCTTGGCGGGGACTTCACACTCGCCTGTCCCGCGTTCCCGGAGAACGGCCGCACGATCTTTCGCGGCAACCTGTTCGTGGGCGATGTGCTGCTGAACGAGTCGGGCATGCAGAACCATCCGCTCACGCCCATGGCCGATCCGAACCTCGTGCGCGTACTGCAACGCCAGACGAAATCGAAGGTCGGGTTGATTGCTTACGACGTTATCGCGAAGGGGCCGCAAGCCGTGCGCGACAGGATCGCTTTGTTGCGCAACGAAGGTGTGCGTCTGGCCATTGCAGACGCAATCTCCGATGCCGATCTCTACGTGCTGGGCGAAGCGTGCTCGGATCTTTTGCTGATCACGGGCGGCTCGGGCATCGCGCTCGGCTTGCCTAATAACTTCCGCGCGGAGAACTTGCTGACCGAAGCAGGCCATGCGTCGGACTTGCCCAGGATCGAAGGGAAATCCGTCGTGCTGGCGGGTAGTGCGTCGAAGGCGACCAACGAGCA
This window of the Caballeronia sp. SBC1 genome carries:
- a CDS encoding FadR/GntR family transcriptional regulator, which produces MFDKIPAQALSDTVAQQLQLQIEKGSFAKSGKLPTEAVLAQEFGVSRTVIREAISRLKNEGMVEPRQGSGVFIVERAGIRPLRIDYAQAVEPGAVVQILALRRAIEAEVASEAAMRRTDEQMDVIEAKLAQIDVAVAQGEDGVTEDVEFHRAIASATGNPYFLTTLAFLNQYLEAGTLVTRRNESLREDFSRQVREEHARIAAAIRAGDPMAARNAAQTHLYNAARRLAEAGIC
- the ltnD gene encoding L-threonate dehydrogenase; protein product: MSRNVGVIGLGAMGLGVARSLLRAGFKVHACDVRTQVLQAFAGEGGIACATPAELGSQCDVVVTVVVNAAQTETVLFGTETQPGAISTMKRGGVVLACATVSPTFAIELGKRVEAAGLHMLDAPLSGGAARAASGEMTMMTSGPAAAYAACEDVLEAIAGKVYRLGDEYGAGSKVKIINQLLAGVHIAAAAEAMALGLREGVDPDALYDVITHSAGNSWMFENRVPHILAGDYTPLSAVDIFVKDLGLVLDTARTSKFPLPLSAAAHQMFMMASTAGHGGEDDSAVIKIFPGIDVPKGAK
- the otnK gene encoding 3-oxo-tetronate kinase; this encodes MTKALLGCIADDFTGATDLANMLVRGGMRAVQTIGVPASDTKIEADALIVALKSRTIPAEEAVAQSLAALEWLRAQGCRQFLFKYCSTFDSTDKGNIGPVADALLDALGGDFTLACPAFPENGRTIFRGNLFVGDVLLNESGMQNHPLTPMADPNLVRVLQRQTKSKVGLIAYDVIAKGPQAVRDRIALLRNEGVRLAIADAISDADLYVLGEACSDLLLITGGSGIALGLPNNFRAENLLTEAGHASDLPRIEGKSVVLAGSASKATNEQVAEWRATKPSFRIDPLALSRGEPVVEQAVEFAAKHADEPVLIYATSTPDEVKAVQKELGVEKAGYLVEQALALIASGLRDVGVRKFVVAGGETSGAVVQALGVKSLRIGAQIDPGVPATQSIGEEPLALALKSGNFGTKDFFAKALKSLEGAA